From the Desulfomicrobium macestii genome, one window contains:
- a CDS encoding NupC/NupG family nucleoside CNT transporter: MSFAVLQSAFGLVAFVLIAWILSENRRGVRLRLVVIGLALQFALAVMLLKLPMFRDVFLALNRAAQALEEGTRAGTGFVFGYLGGGPLPFVEPYPGAAYVFAFRGLPVIVVTAALSALLYHWKVIPALVRGVSFALQRTMGIGGALGIGCAANIFAGMVESPLFVRPYVASMTRSELFTLMTCGMATIAGTVLVLYAGIIGPVLPGALGHILTASLISVPASILIAGVMIPESWQPTLGEVSPPSESRGSMDAVVQGTTLGVKVFISVAALLVVLLALVSMFNQILGLLPAVGGEALTLQRILGHLMSPLVWLTGIPWSEAHAAGGLMGTKIVLNELLAYLDLAALPAGTLSERSILIMTYSMCGFANVGSLGILIGGLSRVAPERAAEIVELGPRSILAGVLATLMTGAMVGVLV; this comes from the coding sequence ATGTCTTTCGCCGTTTTGCAGAGCGCCTTTGGGCTGGTGGCCTTTGTGCTCATCGCCTGGATTTTGTCCGAGAACCGCCGGGGCGTGCGCTTGCGGCTCGTCGTCATCGGGCTCGCGCTGCAGTTCGCGCTGGCCGTGATGCTGCTCAAGCTGCCCATGTTCCGGGATGTGTTTCTGGCTCTGAACCGGGCCGCGCAGGCGCTGGAGGAGGGGACACGGGCCGGGACGGGCTTCGTGTTCGGATATCTTGGCGGCGGGCCGCTGCCTTTCGTGGAGCCGTATCCGGGCGCGGCCTATGTCTTCGCCTTTCGCGGACTGCCCGTCATCGTTGTCACGGCGGCGCTGTCGGCGCTGCTCTATCACTGGAAGGTCATCCCCGCGCTGGTCCGGGGCGTGTCCTTCGCCCTGCAGCGGACCATGGGCATCGGCGGGGCGCTGGGCATCGGGTGCGCGGCCAACATCTTCGCGGGCATGGTCGAGTCTCCACTGTTCGTGCGGCCCTATGTCGCCTCCATGACCCGCAGCGAACTCTTCACCCTGATGACCTGCGGCATGGCGACCATCGCCGGGACCGTGCTCGTCCTCTACGCCGGGATCATCGGCCCGGTCCTGCCGGGCGCCCTCGGGCACATTCTGACCGCATCGCTGATCAGCGTGCCCGCGTCCATCCTCATCGCGGGCGTCATGATTCCTGAATCCTGGCAGCCCACCCTGGGTGAGGTTTCGCCGCCTTCCGAGAGTCGCGGCTCCATGGACGCCGTGGTGCAGGGCACGACGCTGGGCGTGAAGGTCTTCATCAGCGTCGCGGCGCTGTTGGTGGTGCTGCTGGCCCTGGTCAGTATGTTCAACCAGATTCTCGGGCTGCTGCCCGCCGTCGGAGGCGAGGCTCTGACCCTGCAGCGCATTCTCGGCCATCTCATGAGCCCCCTGGTCTGGCTGACCGGCATTCCCTGGAGCGAAGCGCACGCGGCCGGGGGCCTCATGGGCACCAAGATCGTGCTCAACGAGCTGCTGGCCTATCTGGATCTGGCGGCGCTCCCGGCCGGAACCCTGTCCGAGCGCAGCATTCTGATCATGACCTATTCCATGTGCGGGTTCGCCAATGTCGGCAGCCTGGGTATTCTCATCGGCGGATTGAGCCGTGTCGCCCCGGAGCGGGCCGCCGAGATCGTCGAGCTTGGCCCCCGGTCCATCCTGGCCGGAGTCCTGGCCACGCTGATGACCGGCGCCATGGTCGGCGTGCTGGTCTGA
- a CDS encoding bifunctional UDP-sugar hydrolase/5'-nucleotidase, translating to MRFQKLIRFIPVLAILLLCGCASLSHVGHTGLQALTILHTNDHHGRFWKNSAGEYGLAARKTLADAVRAEVLARGGHVLLLDAGDVNTGVPESDMLDAEPDIRGMNAMGYDAMAVGNHEFDNPLAILRKQERWMDFPLLAANIYDSSGQRLFAPWHLFRLRGLTVAVFGLTTESTAIVGNPEHVKGLVFRPAIDEARELVPRLRNQADVVIALTHLGFDESEHPGVPQTGSRVLARAVPGIDLIVDGHSHTQLDDPVLESGTVIVQAGEYGKYLGRVDLLWTGRQVRLTGGALLPVNLTEKVDGQTVPPTVPLADDPAMLALLTPFQEEGGEALQTVIGHGNGNFTADRAVTRSSQTALGTLACRALMEKTGADAAVMNSGGLRAGLPSGPITYKDVLTVKPFGNTICTVDMTGAELDEYLRQAASFTPGSGAFAQFGGVRFVLRGGAVSDVFVGEKPLDAGRMYTVAMESYLAGGGDGYPAVKGLQGFVDTGFVDADALREYIARHSPLDPAEYDSGGAVLRE from the coding sequence ATGCGATTTCAAAAGCTGATCCGGTTCATCCCGGTCCTGGCCATCCTGCTGCTGTGCGGATGCGCCTCTTTGTCCCATGTCGGGCACACAGGGCTCCAGGCCCTGACCATCCTGCATACCAACGACCATCATGGCCGGTTCTGGAAGAATTCCGCCGGCGAGTACGGCCTGGCCGCCCGCAAGACCCTGGCCGACGCCGTGCGTGCCGAGGTGCTTGCAAGGGGCGGACATGTGCTCCTGCTCGATGCCGGGGACGTCAACACCGGCGTGCCCGAGTCCGACATGCTGGACGCCGAGCCGGACATCCGGGGCATGAACGCCATGGGCTACGACGCCATGGCCGTGGGCAACCACGAGTTCGACAATCCCCTTGCCATCCTGCGCAAGCAGGAGCGCTGGATGGATTTTCCGCTGCTCGCGGCCAACATTTACGACTCCTCGGGGCAGCGCCTTTTTGCGCCCTGGCACCTGTTCCGGCTGCGCGGACTAACCGTGGCCGTGTTCGGTCTGACCACCGAAAGCACGGCCATTGTCGGCAACCCGGAGCACGTCAAAGGGCTCGTCTTCCGCCCGGCCATCGACGAGGCGCGCGAACTGGTTCCGCGACTGCGCAATCAGGCCGACGTGGTCATCGCCCTGACCCATCTGGGTTTTGATGAGAGCGAGCATCCCGGAGTCCCGCAGACGGGGTCCCGGGTACTGGCTCGGGCCGTGCCCGGCATCGACCTCATCGTGGACGGCCATTCGCACACCCAGCTTGACGATCCGGTGCTTGAGAGCGGGACCGTCATTGTCCAGGCCGGGGAGTACGGCAAATATCTGGGCCGGGTCGATCTGCTCTGGACCGGGAGGCAGGTGCGCCTGACCGGCGGGGCCCTTTTGCCCGTGAACCTGACCGAGAAGGTGGACGGGCAGACCGTGCCGCCGACCGTGCCGCTGGCCGACGACCCGGCCATGCTGGCCCTGCTCACGCCTTTCCAGGAAGAAGGAGGCGAGGCCCTGCAAACCGTGATCGGCCATGGCAACGGCAATTTCACCGCCGACCGCGCCGTGACCCGCTCCTCCCAGACCGCGCTTGGCACCCTGGCCTGCCGCGCGCTCATGGAGAAGACCGGGGCGGACGCGGCGGTGATGAACTCCGGCGGGCTCCGCGCCGGGTTGCCGTCCGGGCCCATCACCTACAAGGACGTGCTGACCGTGAAACCCTTCGGCAACACCATTTGCACCGTGGACATGACCGGGGCGGAACTGGACGAATACTTGCGGCAGGCGGCGAGCTTCACCCCCGGCTCCGGCGCTTTCGCGCAGTTCGGCGGGGTCCGGTTCGTGCTCCGGGGAGGGGCTGTGAGCGATGTGTTCGTGGGCGAAAAGCCCCTGGATGCCGGACGGATGTACACCGTGGCCATGGAAAGCTATCTGGCCGGGGGCGGTGACGGGTACCCGGCGGTCAAAGGGCTGCAAGGCTTTGTGGATACGGGATTCGTGGACGCGGATGCGCTGCGCGAATACATCGCCCGCCATTCCCCCCTCGATCCGGCCGAGTATGACTCCGGCGGGGCCGTGCTCCGGGAATGA